The following DNA comes from Camelina sativa cultivar DH55 chromosome 14, Cs, whole genome shotgun sequence.
AGTCAAAATTCTTTATTGTTTGTTACCACCAACTTCATATTACGTGGTTTTTGTATGGATAAAATTCAAGATTACTGAACActgttatgtttgtttttttgtgtgtcagATCTGTTCTAGAGAACTTGGTATATCAATGAGTTTCGTTGGTCTGTGAGCCATATCCTAAGAACGAAAACTGAACACTGCTCTTTGCTTACTAATGGCGGAGAGGAAACTGAACTACAACGTACCTCTTCTTTCAACAAGACGGATGCAGAACACATCAGCTGTCTCTGTACGTAGAAACAAGAGTAATAACTTCACTGATTATGACTCTACTAAGACAAGTGAATGTCATCCAGTTCTTGTCCCAGAGATGATGGGTTTGGATCAGGTTACTGAACCTGCCTCTGTTCCTTTCACTTGGGAGCAAGCTCCTGGGAGATTAAAGGGTAACGATTTCAGAACACAAGTCTGTGACTTGacgcaagaagaagaacaagtctATAAACCATGTCGTCCACCGGGTAAAGCCATTGATGGAAACATGACAAGATTGCAGAGTTCAAAAGGTAAACAAGTTGAAGAAtcagaggatgatgaagatgatgtgtTTTCTGATGCTCGTGATACACTCTCTCCAAAGGACTCGTTTTCTTTTAACAACAGCATTAGTGGTGTGAGTGGATATGGTGTTGTTGAGACCAAGAAACCACTAAAAAGTTGTGAGGACACTCAATCTTGGGAGTTTATGTTGAACCGGTTTTTACCAGCTGCCAAAGCCATGACTGTGGAGCAGCCTCACTATGCTTCTAATCGCAAACCATCGAGTTTTATGCCTGAACCAACGATACAGATGCGAGAGTTAGTACCTGGGGAGAAGCAGCAAACTCCTAATAGGTATGATGAGTCTATAGTCCCATCTTATTATCACCACCAAGACATAGATGATGAAGCAAGTGagaacaatgatgatgatgatgatgatggaggtTCTGAGTATGCCTACCTTTCAAAGAGAGGTTGTGGGATGTTGCCACAATTGTGTTTTAAAGACTCTCTAACCATGCTGAATACTGTGCCTGGTTTTAAAGCCAAACACAACTCTCTTATGACATCTCCAAGCCATGATCAAGTGAAGTCAAGCAAGGTTTCTCAACTTAAATCTCGATTCCAATCTGTCAAAAAGGTTCCACTCCTGTCCTTTGAACTTTTATTAGTCCCCTTATAGATATTATATAGACACTCACTGACTATAAGCTGTTGTACATTTTTCCAGCTGGCTCTTGATTCAGTTTCTAAACACAAGCTGAGTGGTAAAGTTCAATCACCGGTTCATTCAAGCATTGGGAAGAAGTTTAACTCTGAATCAAACTTGCTTTCTCCTGCAAGTAGGTCTTCATCTCCTTACAGACACACTCGCTGTATGTCACCTTTTCGCAGTACAGGCAATAGTTCTCCTTTTCACCCTGTTGGTTTCCCTGAGACTCGTAAAGAAACTGAGAACCTGAGAGCTAACAGGTTGAGTAAGCATACTAGAAACATAAGCTTGTCTCAAGAGTTACTCTACCAAAAAAGCAATGGTTCGATAAGCTCACTCTTGGAGAAGACAGTATATGTAGACACCGAGAATGATCCCATGACTGAGGATCAGTATAACTCAAATGCCATGACCTCTCCAGAGGAAGCAGACATGGGAAAGAAACCAGAGGCTAATCATGACCTTGAAGCTTTTGAGAATATAAGTATTAGAAGTGGTGAAATGGTGAAGGGTGATGAGTTGGAAAAAATCAATAGTGGTTCAGATTGGTCACTTCTTGCACCACCATCCCCCAAAAAGCCTTCTGAATCTTGGCTTTGTCATAATCTGCCTTCAGTAGCCGCCTCTCAGATCCATTCACGTAGATATTCATTCAACCCCCAAAAGCAGGATCTTACAGAAAACTACAGAAACGTTACTAAGTGGGAAACTATTGTTAAGACTTCCTACATGCACAGAGATCATAGCCGATATTCCGAAGTAAGCATCTCTCATTTTCACATATAGAATATGCTTAAGCAAGAAGATACTAATTACTTCATTCTTTTGCAGGAACTGGTTGCTCATACATCTCATCAATCCAAAACTTGCGCTTGAAGCTTCTCAAGATCTGACCTCCCCCGGATCACCAGGTTAATACATGCATTTCAGCTTGATTAGCAGTAGTCCATAATCCATATAACCAATTCATTCACCGGTGTGATTGTTGTATGAACCTTATAAAATCTATACCCACAAATCTCTTGAGTGATTTACATGTGCAGCTTCAATATTTGTGAGTTTACCTAATAGATGAACCTTATGTTCACACACTGAGTTTTCACTTTATTaactactttgtttttttttttattttacattgaggtgttttaattattatctGATGAAAAATGTCACAAAGAGTACTACAGAACTCTAACTAAGCAATTAGTAAAGCTTAGGATGAACATAACAGTTAAACTAAAGGGAAGGCTGAGATAGTATTCTCTTCTCATTAAGCTCATCTCTtgctttacatatatatacaatatttttgagCAATCCACCAACAAACTGGCTCTATGACCAGCAAAAATCGTCTAAATTGCTTCTCTCATCTTCCTATCACTCACATTACATTAGcacttatatatacacacacactcACGAAGAGATTACGGAGATCACAAAATCAACGTCAATCTTGAAGATCATTGTAATCTCCCAGTTTACAccatcatcaacataaacataGAACAAAAATAACGAATAAATAATTAGTAGTAATCTCCCAGTTCTCAGCCTTCCTCGTTGTTACTATTCAATATCGGAGGGCAAATTCAATGTTTCGTCTACTACAATTTCTTGGTGGATTAGTTTCTCCAACTCCGGTCTGAGTTCCTTGTTGCAAAACTCTTCATACTCTTCTCTGtctcctcctttcttcttcacctccaccaccactaGAGATGGAGTCAGCTCAAATATCTCAGCTCCAATCGTCAAAGGCCCTTTTGCTCCTTCTCTACAACCTTCTAGTCTCAAACTCCATTCTTTCTTCCTCACCGTGAAGCTCACGACTTTCGCAATCTCTTCCAACTTCGATATGATCTTTGAAACAGGAGCACCTGATATAAACCTCGtcccttctcctccttcttcttcctcaaacaAACCAGACAGATCAAACCCTGAAGAGAATGATATAATGTCAAACGCGTTTAAGCTCGCTGGTCTTGGCATTGACCCTACCCCCATCCTTTTCATAGCGAACTCCGCATCGCTCTCTGAAACAGTCGAAGACCGTCCAGATGATGA
Coding sequences within:
- the LOC104741512 gene encoding uncharacterized protein LOC104741512, encoding MAERKLNYNVPLLSTRRMQNTSAVSVRRNKSNNFTDYDSTKTSECHPVLVPEMMGLDQVTEPASVPFTWEQAPGRLKGNDFRTQVCDLTQEEEQVYKPCRPPGKAIDGNMTRLQSSKGKQVEESEDDEDDVFSDARDTLSPKDSFSFNNSISGVSGYGVVETKKPLKSCEDTQSWEFMLNRFLPAAKAMTVEQPHYASNRKPSSFMPEPTIQMRELVPGEKQQTPNRYDESIVPSYYHHQDIDDEASENNDDDDDDGGSEYAYLSKRGCGMLPQLCFKDSLTMLNTVPGFKAKHNSLMTSPSHDQVKSSKVSQLKSRFQSVKKLALDSVSKHKLSGKVQSPVHSSIGKKFNSESNLLSPASRSSSPYRHTRCMSPFRSTGNSSPFHPVGFPETRKETENLRANRLSKHTRNISLSQELLYQKSNGSISSLLEKTVYVDTENDPMTEDQYNSNAMTSPEEADMGKKPEANHDLEAFENISIRSGEMVKGDELEKINSGSDWSLLAPPSPKKPSESWLCHNLPSVAASQIHSRRYSFNPQKQDLTENYRNVTKWETIVKTSYMHRDHSRYSEELVAHTSHQSKTCA